In Idiomarina sp. PL1-037, a single genomic region encodes these proteins:
- a CDS encoding Fic family protein codes for MAAADYLITSKCVNLVARISTEFGRWLALLESGKSNLEEFKSQQLPIKAHASVGLDEQSQPLEGIRLDEAYKKLSEWNVHSESDLKNAHQMICAAVTPSAGSYRATGMGVYRNNKLVHMTAPAGQAGKSVRSLLSWLEESDDHPLIKAAIFLQQFEFIQPFSVANGGIGRLWFSLILAQWHSAFAWLSFEQTFKFNKDEYLDCLRRSISENDRGLMVEFILDCLQQSISTTVKEEKDKAAMLEEANISHDFSSERVVSSVKSSLLGSDNGSVKGRYSGTSTRNMVLRLLNEQPEWSAARVAEVLNISSRAVEKHISKLKEQGVLIRKGSARGGYWRVTTEMGEQLSLPEWNQ; via the coding sequence ATGGCAGCAGCAGATTATTTGATTACCAGTAAATGCGTGAATTTAGTGGCGCGAATAAGCACCGAATTCGGTCGTTGGTTAGCATTACTTGAATCCGGTAAAAGCAATTTGGAAGAGTTTAAGTCTCAACAACTGCCTATTAAAGCTCATGCATCGGTTGGCCTGGATGAGCAGTCACAGCCGCTGGAGGGAATTCGCTTAGACGAAGCCTATAAAAAACTGTCTGAGTGGAATGTACATTCGGAATCAGATCTTAAAAACGCTCACCAAATGATTTGCGCCGCAGTAACGCCCAGTGCCGGAAGCTATCGTGCAACGGGAATGGGCGTTTACCGAAACAACAAATTGGTTCATATGACCGCGCCCGCAGGTCAGGCGGGGAAGTCGGTAAGAAGTTTATTGTCCTGGTTAGAGGAAAGTGACGATCATCCTTTAATAAAAGCCGCTATTTTTTTACAGCAGTTCGAATTTATTCAGCCGTTCTCTGTCGCTAATGGAGGCATTGGCCGGCTTTGGTTTAGCCTTATTTTAGCTCAATGGCATTCCGCGTTTGCCTGGTTAAGCTTTGAACAAACTTTTAAATTCAATAAAGACGAATATCTTGACTGCTTGCGTCGCTCAATTAGTGAAAATGATAGAGGTCTTATGGTTGAGTTTATTCTGGATTGTTTACAACAGAGCATCTCAACCACAGTGAAAGAAGAAAAAGACAAAGCAGCGATGCTGGAAGAAGCGAATATTTCGCATGATTTTTCTAGTGAAAGGGTGGTGAGTTCGGTAAAAAGTTCGCTGTTAGGTTCGGATAACGGTTCGGTTAAAGGTCGATATTCGGGTACTAGCACACGAAATATGGTGCTAAGGCTATTAAATGAGCAACCCGAATGGAGTGCTGCCAGAGTCGCAGAAGTGTTGAATATCTCCTCGCGCGCAGTAGAAAAACACATTTCTAAATTGAAAGAACAAGGGGTATTAATTCGAAAAGGTTCTGCCAGAGGAGGTTACTGGCGAGTGACAACCGAAATGGGAGAGCAGCTTAGCTTACCGGAATGGAACCAATGA
- a CDS encoding methyl-accepting chemotaxis protein, producing MNLQNKLTLSMAIALTTILVIAMGVSTFMMRSLIEERVTEQELPAALGEIRGEISQLITTPMLVSQELANNQYLIDALKSDEPESVQQEITRYLSRIHQERSAVTAFTVSKGSNNYYTADGLFKTMSPNEERDQWFFNFVNGNTYQELNFDVDELSGIPTVFVNVRISDNDRTLGVGGIGQSLEALQNAVANFNVGENGIAYLVNEEGKIQIHPRISNFRKLSEEVGSAVADNLMSDNEVEIGYTNQSGEDLIVASTYLPNSNWRIVIELPESELYEGLNQTVMAIILISLVIGLCFVIASWFYARSIVRPIKYVANSLNRMSNEGGDLTQRLDINSSDEIGDLANGFNAFVANLGSIITHVRNTAYEVNEKVQGIDNSMMQIDNLSREQENKTDQVAVAMSEMETTVREIAENSNQTANHASASQQTTSQNQQQLQKAVATMQELSTSMQSAAGSVENLATEVAGIVTVIDTIESISEQTNLLALNAAIESARAGEAGRGFAVVADEVRTLSQRTSESTEQIRQKIQSLQQGSKAAVSAMDANRTKAESTSERIVAANEKLNDLVVLIQETADMSTQIATATEEQASVSQDVAKNIQAIADFSTQVSTAVKSSHSECEQMSSLADSLRTQLEQFKT from the coding sequence ATGAATTTACAAAATAAATTAACTTTAAGTATGGCTATTGCTTTAACAACAATATTGGTCATTGCTATGGGCGTCTCGACCTTCATGATGCGCTCATTAATTGAGGAGCGGGTGACGGAGCAAGAGCTTCCTGCGGCTCTGGGCGAAATTCGCGGGGAAATAAGCCAGTTAATTACCACCCCTATGTTGGTTTCTCAAGAGCTGGCCAACAACCAATATTTAATCGATGCCCTAAAAAGTGATGAACCTGAAAGTGTACAGCAGGAAATTACCCGCTACCTTAGCCGTATACATCAAGAAAGAAGCGCTGTTACAGCCTTCACTGTCAGTAAAGGAAGTAATAACTACTATACTGCTGACGGTCTATTTAAAACAATGTCACCTAATGAAGAACGCGACCAGTGGTTCTTTAACTTTGTAAATGGCAATACTTATCAGGAACTGAATTTTGATGTGGATGAGTTATCTGGCATACCAACCGTCTTCGTAAATGTCCGTATCAGTGACAATGATCGCACTCTTGGGGTCGGTGGTATAGGCCAGAGTCTGGAAGCATTGCAAAATGCTGTTGCCAATTTTAATGTCGGTGAAAATGGCATCGCCTACCTGGTTAATGAGGAAGGTAAAATCCAGATCCATCCCCGCATAAGCAATTTCCGAAAATTATCAGAAGAGGTTGGCAGCGCTGTGGCTGATAACCTAATGAGCGATAACGAAGTCGAAATCGGTTACACCAACCAAAGCGGAGAGGATTTAATCGTAGCCAGTACTTACCTGCCGAACAGTAACTGGCGAATTGTTATTGAGTTACCGGAGAGCGAACTATATGAAGGGCTCAATCAGACAGTCATGGCCATAATACTTATTAGCTTAGTGATTGGCTTATGCTTTGTTATAGCCAGTTGGTTTTATGCCCGAAGTATTGTTCGTCCAATAAAATACGTGGCCAATAGCCTTAACCGGATGTCCAACGAGGGGGGCGATTTAACGCAGCGTCTGGATATCAATAGTAGTGATGAAATTGGGGATTTGGCAAACGGCTTTAATGCTTTTGTCGCCAACCTTGGTAGTATCATTACTCATGTCCGAAATACAGCTTACGAAGTCAATGAGAAAGTGCAAGGTATCGATAATTCGATGATGCAAATCGATAATCTGTCCCGGGAACAGGAAAACAAAACCGATCAGGTCGCGGTTGCAATGAGTGAGATGGAAACAACGGTTAGAGAAATTGCCGAAAACTCAAACCAGACAGCCAATCACGCCAGTGCGTCGCAGCAAACCACTTCTCAGAACCAGCAGCAATTACAAAAAGCGGTTGCTACCATGCAAGAGTTGTCAACCTCTATGCAAAGCGCAGCAGGTTCAGTAGAGAATCTAGCGACAGAAGTTGCCGGTATTGTGACTGTCATTGATACTATCGAGAGTATTTCGGAACAAACCAACTTACTGGCGTTAAACGCAGCTATTGAGTCAGCCCGGGCTGGTGAAGCCGGACGAGGCTTTGCTGTGGTGGCGGACGAGGTACGAACCTTGTCGCAACGAACCAGCGAGTCGACAGAGCAAATTCGTCAGAAAATTCAGAGCTTGCAACAGGGTTCTAAAGCAGCAGTTTCAGCGATGGATGCGAACCGCACTAAGGCCGAAAGCACGAGCGAGCGTATTGTTGCGGCTAATGAAAAGCTCAACGATTTAGTTGTTCTGATACAGGAAACTGCTGATATGAGTACTCAAATTGCTACTGCAACAGAAGAGCAAGCTTCGGTCAGTCAAGATGTAGCCAAGAATATCCAGGCAATTGCCGACTTCTCTACGCAGGTATCAACGGCAGTTAAAAGCAGCCATAGTGAGTGCGAGCAGATGTCGTCTCTTGCCGATAGCTTACGCACTCAACTTGAGCAATTTAAAACGTAA
- a CDS encoding helix-turn-helix transcriptional regulator: MAQNTYNKTPESDLLRPKQAAAYLNLHRVTLYKLSERDPSFPRKLKAGERLCYYRKSDLDSWLQSLEV, translated from the coding sequence ATGGCACAAAACACTTACAACAAAACACCAGAAAGCGATTTATTACGCCCTAAACAGGCAGCCGCTTACCTAAACCTTCACCGTGTAACGCTTTATAAACTAAGCGAGCGTGATCCGTCATTTCCTCGAAAACTCAAAGCAGGCGAGCGCCTTTGCTACTACCGCAAAAGCGACCTTGATTCGTGGCTGCAGAGCTTGGAGGTTTAG
- a CDS encoding HIT family protein, with product MEYTLSSELARDSYHLTDWPLCEVRVMNDRQFPWFLLVPKVADVREAIDLSEDNQLQLLQESRFLCHWLKAEYQPDKLNVAALGNQVPQLHVHHIARFQTDVAWPAPVWGKQPMQPLEESEVARLQSLFADITF from the coding sequence ATGGAATATACATTATCTTCGGAATTAGCCAGAGACAGTTACCATTTAACCGATTGGCCGCTATGCGAAGTCAGAGTCATGAATGACAGACAGTTTCCGTGGTTTTTGTTGGTTCCTAAAGTAGCAGACGTGCGCGAAGCCATAGATCTCTCTGAAGATAACCAACTGCAGTTGCTGCAAGAAAGCCGGTTTCTTTGCCACTGGCTAAAAGCTGAATACCAACCCGATAAACTCAATGTTGCTGCTTTAGGAAATCAGGTTCCGCAGTTGCATGTGCATCATATAGCGCGGTTCCAAACTGACGTTGCCTGGCCGGCGCCGGTTTGGGGAAAACAGCCAATGCAACCGCTTGAAGAAAGCGAAGTGGCAAGGCTGCAATCGCTGTTCGCTGATATTACGTTTTAA
- a CDS encoding DUF3413 domain-containing protein, giving the protein MGKYQRRDKIARLISWGHWFTFANIVLCLFIGLLYIEAAPKSSTAIGNLYMLVSWIGHFAFLPFIFFIILIFPFCLVVPYSKILRGFAALIASFGLIALIADALFFRQYGYHLNTYSMAQMTRDAEAVFTGASFVIISGVLLGFLVTVGIQLLLANLAWKRLEYLQQRRIGAPVTVIFLLCFFVSHSIHVWADAVLYDPITQQDDMFPLSYPTTAKTLMAKHGVIDVESYQARQQMLMATDKIKLKYPQQPLLCSKTDFQQSTTLILFERSSSEIQKELETLAAKHQLERPQLKLLAHPNRDGGLFQVLYGLPDFYQESIERQQLKPAYLKPLNDFNFDVRWYHSENWGSSLSLSQFHPDWQSQQLTEFTSHPQNQINVILIAEEDISTLNKVLQQTGDQQLLLTALSPAQSEELLGNKQFALENMQVPLWQRHYQLADQPIAGLMDLVPTMLEDRISCAGSHKNYTNGESLQTPKRSWPLVETYSPFIVIYDQKEITILDNSGQFSVYSSGDFELKKQAEPPVPVLIDALKDLKRFSETENKE; this is encoded by the coding sequence ATGGGAAAGTACCAACGTAGGGATAAAATTGCCCGATTAATAAGCTGGGGACATTGGTTTACCTTTGCCAATATCGTCCTTTGCCTGTTTATTGGACTTTTGTATATTGAAGCGGCCCCGAAGTCCTCCACGGCTATCGGTAATCTCTACATGCTCGTCAGCTGGATAGGCCACTTTGCCTTCCTGCCTTTTATATTCTTTATTATTCTGATATTCCCATTTTGCCTGGTTGTTCCCTACTCCAAAATATTACGGGGGTTTGCCGCCCTGATAGCCTCATTCGGCCTGATAGCGCTTATCGCAGATGCGCTGTTCTTTCGTCAATACGGGTATCATTTGAACACCTATTCTATGGCGCAAATGACTCGCGATGCAGAAGCGGTTTTCACAGGAGCAAGTTTCGTTATTATTTCCGGCGTGCTGTTAGGTTTTTTAGTCACTGTCGGGATACAGCTGCTGTTGGCTAACCTCGCCTGGAAGCGCCTGGAATACCTACAACAACGAAGAATCGGCGCTCCGGTCACAGTCATTTTCCTTTTATGCTTTTTCGTTAGTCACAGTATTCATGTTTGGGCTGACGCGGTGTTGTACGATCCTATTACCCAACAAGACGACATGTTTCCTCTGTCCTACCCAACAACGGCAAAAACATTAATGGCTAAGCATGGAGTCATTGATGTTGAGAGCTACCAGGCCAGACAACAAATGCTGATGGCTACCGATAAAATAAAACTTAAGTACCCTCAGCAACCACTTTTGTGCTCTAAAACAGACTTTCAGCAATCAACAACCCTCATTCTATTTGAGCGTAGCAGTAGCGAAATTCAGAAAGAGCTGGAAACTCTGGCAGCCAAACATCAACTAGAGCGACCTCAGCTTAAACTATTGGCTCATCCGAACCGCGACGGCGGATTATTTCAGGTGCTTTATGGCTTGCCCGACTTTTATCAGGAGTCCATTGAGCGACAGCAGCTGAAGCCCGCTTACCTTAAGCCGCTTAACGACTTTAATTTTGATGTGCGTTGGTATCACAGCGAAAACTGGGGCAGCTCTTTGAGTCTAAGTCAGTTTCATCCTGACTGGCAAAGCCAGCAGTTGACTGAGTTTACCTCTCACCCTCAGAACCAAATTAATGTCATTTTAATTGCTGAAGAAGATATTTCTACTTTAAACAAGGTCCTTCAGCAAACCGGAGACCAACAACTGCTGCTCACAGCGTTGTCTCCTGCGCAAAGTGAAGAGTTATTGGGTAACAAGCAATTTGCCCTTGAAAACATGCAAGTTCCGCTTTGGCAACGACATTACCAACTTGCTGACCAACCCATTGCCGGACTTATGGATTTGGTTCCAACCATGCTGGAAGATCGCATCTCCTGCGCGGGTTCTCATAAAAATTACACGAACGGCGAAAGCCTGCAGACACCTAAGCGCAGCTGGCCGCTAGTTGAAACCTACAGTCCTTTTATTGTTATTTACGACCAGAAAGAGATTACGATTTTAGATAATAGTGGTCAATTTAGCGTATACAGCAGCGGCGATTTTGAACTGAAAAAACAGGCCGAACCGCCCGTTCCGGTGCTTATCGACGCACTGAAAGACCTAAAGCGCTTTAGCGAAACTGAAAACAAAGAGTAA
- a CDS encoding AAA family ATPase, with protein sequence MAIQKKAPAATGASEENQVICSSNTNLCSGFGQFHSTKNKRDPKPYVPVTLEQITEMLPSPQCVAKETAQWVIFSNLASREVVEQRANGKFYALWADIDKADGKPFSDLFNLADEALDAELLGYTSRSATEQNQKCRLIVPLEHAVNGSDFEIMQKILNDKLEAAGIEPDRKTETANQVCYLPNRGDFYDFMENPFSGKLSVDMWGDDFRAELEAAEAAERERRERLEQSKRKAYERMQSGMKSPLDAYNASYSAVDLLQQYGGKVVGSRAISPLSQSGNAGMVIQESGKLLSHHGSDTEAGLGKQTQSGKARIIDAWDLFKFFEYGNDETAALKAAGDMFTNVEGVTITKQNQREYMSEQSAKPEEVTAMFENIQPSPAGGELKQPNEKPKFDFTKFALNGSSATMEAQMLEDKFVLEGVAILGQATALYAKPNSGKTLLTLHLLCEGLERGEVEGKDVFYINADDNYKGLVTKLKIAEQYGFNMVAPGFNDFSVNEFALYMTQMINSDTCRGKVIILDTLKKFTNIMDKKVASDFGKVMRGFVSKGGTMILLAHTNKNRDLEGKVVFSGTSDIVDDVDCAYTIDVTESSDQSKTVLFENIKSRGDVEQSIAYSYANSITAATGGYTALLDSVCKVSEADAEEAKRQRGIMDKLEKNADIIEAILEALSGGEMKKTDLIEEAHKLSGVSKERVTKTLNAHTGGDYSKGHRWTRRKGEKHSYFYRSLEYISPVIGLYDKLSNGE encoded by the coding sequence ATGGCTATTCAAAAGAAAGCCCCAGCGGCAACTGGGGCAAGCGAAGAAAATCAGGTTATCTGCAGTTCAAATACTAACCTATGTTCAGGCTTTGGGCAATTTCATAGCACCAAAAACAAGCGCGACCCGAAACCTTATGTGCCTGTTACTTTGGAGCAAATAACAGAAATGCTACCTAGCCCCCAATGCGTGGCTAAAGAAACAGCACAATGGGTGATATTTTCAAACCTTGCCAGTCGTGAAGTCGTAGAGCAGCGCGCAAACGGTAAATTCTATGCGTTATGGGCGGATATTGATAAAGCGGACGGCAAACCATTTTCCGATTTATTTAACCTTGCTGATGAAGCTTTAGATGCTGAATTGCTCGGGTACACCAGCCGCAGTGCGACTGAACAAAACCAGAAATGCCGCCTAATAGTTCCATTGGAGCACGCCGTTAACGGTAGCGATTTTGAGATAATGCAAAAGATACTCAATGACAAGCTAGAAGCGGCTGGCATTGAGCCTGACCGCAAAACTGAAACCGCTAACCAAGTTTGTTATTTACCTAATCGGGGCGATTTTTACGACTTCATGGAAAACCCGTTCAGCGGCAAGCTTTCCGTTGATATGTGGGGCGATGATTTTCGTGCAGAGCTTGAAGCTGCAGAAGCCGCAGAGCGAGAGCGCAGAGAGCGACTAGAGCAGAGCAAGCGCAAGGCCTATGAACGTATGCAAAGCGGCATGAAAAGCCCGCTAGACGCTTACAACGCTTCATATTCAGCCGTTGATTTATTGCAGCAATACGGCGGCAAGGTAGTAGGAAGCCGAGCTATATCGCCTTTATCCCAAAGCGGAAACGCTGGAATGGTTATTCAGGAAAGCGGCAAGCTATTAAGCCACCACGGCAGCGACACAGAAGCGGGGCTAGGTAAGCAGACCCAAAGCGGGAAAGCGCGGATCATTGATGCTTGGGATTTATTCAAGTTCTTTGAATATGGCAACGATGAAACCGCAGCTTTGAAAGCCGCTGGCGATATGTTTACCAACGTGGAGGGCGTAACGATTACCAAACAGAACCAGCGCGAATATATGTCCGAGCAGAGCGCTAAACCCGAAGAAGTTACCGCCATGTTTGAAAACATACAACCTAGCCCCGCTGGGGGCGAATTAAAGCAACCAAACGAAAAGCCAAAGTTCGACTTTACCAAATTCGCACTGAATGGGAGTTCCGCAACAATGGAAGCGCAAATGCTAGAGGATAAATTTGTATTAGAGGGCGTGGCGATACTAGGACAGGCAACCGCACTTTACGCCAAGCCCAATAGCGGTAAAACCTTGTTAACGCTTCATTTGTTATGCGAGGGGCTAGAGCGCGGCGAAGTGGAGGGCAAAGACGTTTTTTATATCAATGCCGATGATAACTACAAAGGCCTTGTTACAAAGCTAAAAATTGCGGAGCAATACGGCTTTAATATGGTTGCGCCAGGCTTTAATGATTTCAGCGTAAATGAGTTTGCTCTATATATGACTCAAATGATCAATAGTGACACTTGTCGGGGTAAGGTTATTATTCTCGACACGCTAAAGAAATTTACTAATATCATGGATAAGAAAGTAGCGAGTGATTTCGGTAAAGTCATGCGGGGCTTTGTATCTAAAGGCGGCACAATGATTTTGCTGGCGCACACAAACAAAAACCGCGACCTAGAGGGTAAAGTAGTATTTTCAGGTACTAGCGATATTGTGGACGATGTGGATTGCGCCTATACGATAGACGTTACCGAGAGCAGCGACCAAAGCAAAACTGTATTGTTTGAGAACATTAAAAGCCGTGGTGACGTTGAGCAGTCTATAGCCTATAGCTATGCGAACAGCATAACGGCGGCAACGGGCGGCTATACCGCTTTGCTCGATTCCGTTTGCAAGGTAAGTGAAGCGGACGCAGAGGAAGCGAAGCGCCAGCGCGGGATCATGGACAAGCTGGAGAAGAACGCGGACATCATCGAAGCTATATTAGAAGCGTTATCGGGCGGCGAGATGAAGAAAACCGACTTGATAGAAGAAGCGCACAAACTATCAGGCGTTTCTAAAGAGCGAGTGACCAAGACGCTGAACGCTCATACAGGCGGCGACTATAGCAAAGGGCATCGCTGGACGCGGCGCAAGGGTGAAAAGCACAGCTATTTCTACCGTTCGCTAGAATACATTTCGCCAGTAATAGGGCTTTACGATAAGTTAAGTAACGGCGAGTAA
- a CDS encoding integrase family protein: MNRSYLTKINRGFMQTSITTTEANKLLKSGRISQQIGCSLIKGFQIIKIRDYSEKKLKHRVKIIKAAAAFRYRYTDLLGKRHVIKIGEYPAMKPQQAAEIALEWRVKIKNGEPDPLEQRKELAAQKRTQAQEEAQNQYRNTGRYFEVYRQHLLDNYRTGHEVANKIKSFSFLFDRDMDKITPQDMDSWYREKQKAGLKRQSLTGYLGAFKAMLNFAAGTKKGDQNNNPVIDFNPLRDYSLPRPNNKERELMEQHTKALEAKRDMFSDTVREGIMNGLNGYAEHIKAQRRRSRKHGKDHLPDLDQVAYPHWFIPFAHIARLTGMRPSDIRALRWEQINHNQFNGHTTLEFTPQKTKDKGEKPVKVRFPVDGELLDILNKWQSQQGNPATGFLFQSSRTGGQIERKAYLKHWAHVLDIGKLPEDLDFYSFRHNFISSLVKRNVPLIKIARLVGHTNTDMIVRYYLREDEEDMLEVATLAADGWGQTKQTSAAKAAGGE; encoded by the coding sequence TTGAATCGTAGCTACCTGACAAAGATCAACAGGGGCTTTATGCAAACTTCAATCACCACCACAGAAGCAAACAAGCTATTAAAGAGCGGTAGGATTTCGCAGCAAATTGGCTGCAGCTTAATCAAGGGCTTTCAGATCATAAAGATTCGTGACTATTCCGAAAAAAAGCTGAAGCACCGAGTGAAGATCATTAAAGCCGCTGCAGCTTTCCGATACCGCTATACGGATCTCTTGGGTAAAAGGCACGTAATAAAGATTGGTGAATATCCAGCTATGAAGCCCCAGCAAGCCGCCGAGATAGCCTTAGAGTGGCGCGTGAAGATCAAAAATGGAGAACCTGACCCGTTAGAGCAACGCAAGGAGTTAGCCGCGCAGAAGCGCACACAGGCACAAGAGGAAGCACAAAATCAGTATAGGAATACTGGCCGTTATTTTGAAGTTTATCGCCAACACTTGCTGGACAATTACCGCACAGGCCATGAAGTAGCAAACAAGATTAAAAGCTTTTCGTTTTTGTTTGACCGCGACATGGACAAGATAACGCCGCAAGATATGGATAGCTGGTATAGAGAAAAACAAAAAGCGGGGCTAAAGCGTCAAAGCCTTACAGGTTATTTAGGCGCATTTAAGGCTATGCTGAATTTTGCGGCTGGCACTAAAAAAGGCGACCAGAACAATAATCCAGTGATTGATTTTAACCCGTTGCGTGATTATTCATTACCGCGTCCAAACAATAAAGAACGGGAGTTAATGGAACAGCACACTAAGGCGCTCGAAGCAAAGCGCGATATGTTCAGCGATACGGTTCGCGAGGGTATTATGAATGGGCTAAACGGCTATGCCGAGCATATAAAAGCCCAGCGCCGAAGAAGTCGGAAACACGGCAAAGATCACTTGCCTGATTTAGACCAAGTGGCGTACCCGCATTGGTTTATACCGTTTGCCCATATTGCACGACTAACTGGCATGCGGCCAAGTGATATACGCGCCTTGCGTTGGGAGCAAATAAACCACAACCAGTTTAATGGTCACACTACTTTAGAGTTCACCCCACAAAAGACCAAAGACAAAGGCGAGAAGCCCGTAAAGGTTCGCTTTCCCGTTGATGGTGAGTTGCTGGATATATTGAATAAGTGGCAATCGCAGCAAGGCAACCCAGCAACGGGCTTTTTATTCCAATCTAGCCGAACGGGTGGGCAGATAGAGCGCAAGGCGTATCTAAAGCATTGGGCGCACGTTTTGGATATTGGAAAATTGCCAGAGGATTTAGACTTTTATTCATTCCGCCATAACTTCATTTCGTCACTGGTTAAACGAAACGTGCCTTTAATCAAGATTGCGCGGTTAGTAGGGCATACAAACACGGATATGATAGTCCGATATTATTTGCGAGAAGATGAAGAGGACATGCTAGAAGTAGCAACGCTAGCCGCTGACGGGTGGGGACAGACAAAGCAAACAAGCGCGGCTAAAGCTGCAGGGGGCGAGTAA
- a CDS encoding terminase large subunit domain-containing protein: MNIIEFMSDPALCGDQFNGESWNGWRSLLKGFYGLPMTEDEQDLYNALTERTDTPTSASKELWLAIGRRGGKSQIAALIAVYEAFLNDYRDQLSAGEIATAMVIAADRKQARAIFRYVQGIVDGSPMLSTMVLRETTESLELTNRNAIEITTASHRRTRGYTCSLVLADEIAFWYQDGANPDREIINALRPSLATLGGKLIALSSPYARKGVLYDAYRTYYGKEDKRVMVAKAPTQVMNPTLDPEIIEQAYREDEASAKAEYGAEFRSDVESFISREAVEAVTITDRLELPPARANYYLAFVDAAGGSGQDSMTCAVAHRDGKDDSLIIDAVRAIKPPFSPESVVQEFCDLFKLYGVKQVVGDRWGGDFVREQFRKRGINYQPSERTKSEIYAEMLPLINSQRVQLPDIQRLTNELTGLERRNASGGKPKIDHAPNQHDDMINSVAGALVLANERRKLIPAPPFH, encoded by the coding sequence ATGAACATAATAGAGTTTATGAGCGACCCCGCGTTATGTGGCGACCAGTTCAACGGTGAAAGCTGGAACGGCTGGCGCTCATTACTCAAAGGCTTTTACGGCTTGCCGATGACTGAGGACGAGCAAGACCTATATAACGCACTGACAGAGCGAACAGACACGCCCACCAGCGCGTCTAAAGAGCTTTGGTTAGCCATTGGCCGCCGTGGTGGTAAGTCACAGATAGCGGCGCTCATAGCGGTTTATGAAGCCTTTTTGAATGACTACCGCGACCAGCTTTCAGCGGGTGAGATAGCCACAGCGATGGTGATCGCCGCCGATAGGAAACAGGCGCGGGCAATCTTTCGTTACGTTCAGGGCATTGTGGACGGTTCGCCCATGCTGTCAACGATGGTATTACGCGAAACGACCGAGAGCCTAGAGCTAACCAACCGCAACGCAATCGAGATCACCACCGCCAGCCACCGCCGCACCCGTGGTTATACCTGTTCGCTGGTGTTGGCCGATGAAATAGCGTTTTGGTATCAGGACGGGGCAAACCCTGACAGGGAGATCATAAACGCGCTACGTCCGTCACTGGCAACGCTGGGCGGTAAACTGATTGCCTTGTCGTCACCTTATGCCCGCAAGGGTGTTTTATACGATGCTTATCGCACCTATTACGGCAAAGAGGATAAGCGCGTCATGGTGGCAAAAGCACCAACGCAAGTAATGAACCCGACACTCGACCCTGAGATCATCGAACAGGCATACCGCGAAGATGAAGCCAGCGCAAAAGCCGAATATGGGGCAGAGTTCAGAAGTGACGTAGAGAGCTTTATTAGTCGGGAAGCCGTGGAAGCGGTCACAATCACCGACAGGCTAGAGCTACCACCCGCCCGCGCTAACTATTACCTAGCGTTTGTTGATGCTGCAGGCGGAAGCGGTCAAGACTCTATGACATGCGCCGTTGCCCACCGTGACGGTAAAGACGACTCACTAATCATTGACGCGGTACGAGCCATTAAACCGCCGTTTAGTCCTGAGTCAGTTGTTCAGGAGTTTTGCGACCTGTTCAAGCTCTACGGCGTTAAGCAAGTGGTGGGCGATAGATGGGGAGGCGATTTTGTCCGTGAGCAGTTCCGCAAGCGTGGCATTAACTACCAGCCCAGCGAGCGCACCAAGTCAGAAATTTACGCCGAGATGCTACCGCTTATTAACTCGCAGCGCGTCCAGTTGCCCGACATTCAGCGTTTAACCAACGAGCTTACAGGTTTAGAGCGCCGCAACGCCAGCGGCGGTAAGCCAAAGATAGACCACGCACCGAACCAGCATGATGACATGATTAACAGTGTGGCAGGTGCATTAGTTTTAGCTAACGAACGGCGCAAGCTCATTCCCGCGCCACCATTTCATTAA